A region from the Symphalangus syndactylus isolate Jambi chromosome 2, NHGRI_mSymSyn1-v2.1_pri, whole genome shotgun sequence genome encodes:
- the PSMB1 gene encoding proteasome subunit beta type-1, producing the protein MLSSTAMYSAPGRDLGMEPHRAAGPLQLRFSPYVFNGGTVLAIAGEDFAIVASDTRLSEGFSVHTRDSPKCYKLTDKTVIGCSGFHGDCLTLTKIIEARLKMYKHSNNKAMTTGAIAAMLSTILYSRRFFPYYVYNIIGGLDEEGKGAVYSFDPVGSYQRDSFKAGGSASAMLQPLLDNQVGFKNMQNVEHVPLSLDRAMRLVKDVFISAAERDVYTGDALRICIVTKEGIREETVPLRKD; encoded by the exons ATGTTGTCCTCTACAGCCATGTATTCGGCTCCTGGCAGAGACTTGGGGATGGAACCGCACAGAGCCGCGGGCCCTTTGCAGCTGCGATTTTCGCCCTACGTTTTCAACGGAGG taCTGTACTGGCAATTGCTGGAGAAGATTTTGCAATTGTTGCTTCTGATACTCGATTGAGTGAAGGGTTTTCAGTTCATACGCGGGATAGCCCCAAATGTTACAAATT AACAGACAAAACAGTCATTGGATGCAGCGGTTTTCATGGAGACTGTCTTACGCTGACAAAGATTATTGAAGCAAGACTAAAG ATGTATAAGCATTCTAATAATAAGGCTATGACTACGGGGGCAATTGCGGCAATGCTGTCTACGATCCTGTATTCAAGGCGCTTCTTTCCATACTATGTTTACAACATCATCGGTGGACTTGATGAAGAAG gaAAGGGGGCTGTATACAGCTTTGACCCAGTAGGGTCTTACCAGAGAGACTCCTTCAAGGCTGGAGGCTCAGCAAGTGCCATGCTACAGCCCCTGCTTGACAACCAG GTTGGTTTTAAGAACATGCAGAATGTGGAGCATGTTCCACTGTCCTTGGACAGAGCCATGCGGCTGGTGAAAGATGTCTTCATTTCTGCGGCTGAGAGAGACGTGTACACTGGGGACGCACTCCGGATCTGCATAGTGACCAAAGAAGGCATCAGGGAGGAGACTGTTCCCTTAAGGAAGGACTGA